A section of the Quatrionicoccus australiensis genome encodes:
- a CDS encoding (Fe-S)-binding protein yields the protein MKTHLDWSAYDTYGAGDAYAGIPATGGNYAKAVAVCMNNHQCQRDGKGVMCPSYRITHDPAHSTGARVKAFKAALNGELGDEPFSHPDLAAAMDLCVSCKGCKKECPSAVDMTLIKTEYLAQKNERHGVSLRARLFGSLPAWLHRWRAPLALLVRWRNASPWLAALAERRLGISARRPIPAIVGGPLPAAEAPASGQRGKVLLFVDTFTHYYTPEVASAARAVLTAAGYAVEMLRPAADDGEPERPLCCGRTYLSQGMVEAAKREGKRVMAALAPALAAGTPIIGLEPSCLLALRDEFYSLSLGPDVAQLGKQAFLFEEFLMREANKGMQLKLQPIPGGKALVHGHCHQKAFGAMKSVRKVLAWIPEFEFEIIDASCCGMSGSFGLEAEHYAASVAMGELALLPAVRAAAPDTLIVADGFSCRHQIADGSGRQAIHVAVLLQRALA from the coding sequence ATGAAAACCCATCTCGACTGGTCGGCCTACGATACCTACGGTGCCGGCGACGCTTATGCCGGCATTCCGGCGACCGGCGGCAATTACGCCAAGGCGGTCGCCGTGTGCATGAACAATCACCAGTGCCAGCGCGACGGCAAGGGCGTCATGTGCCCGAGCTACCGCATCACGCACGATCCGGCGCATTCGACCGGTGCCCGTGTCAAGGCCTTCAAGGCGGCGCTCAACGGTGAACTCGGCGACGAGCCCTTTTCTCATCCTGATCTGGCGGCGGCGATGGATCTCTGCGTCTCGTGCAAGGGCTGCAAGAAGGAATGCCCGAGCGCCGTCGATATGACCCTGATCAAGACCGAATACCTGGCGCAGAAAAACGAACGCCACGGCGTCTCGCTGCGCGCCCGCCTGTTCGGCAGCCTGCCGGCCTGGCTGCATCGCTGGCGGGCTCCCTTGGCCCTGCTCGTGCGCTGGCGCAATGCCTCGCCCTGGCTGGCGGCGCTCGCCGAACGCCGGCTCGGCATCTCGGCCCGGCGACCGATCCCGGCAATCGTCGGCGGGCCGCTGCCGGCAGCCGAAGCGCCGGCCAGCGGTCAACGCGGCAAAGTGCTCCTTTTTGTCGATACCTTCACGCATTACTACACGCCGGAAGTCGCCAGCGCGGCGCGCGCAGTGCTGACCGCCGCCGGCTACGCCGTCGAGATGCTGCGCCCGGCGGCCGACGACGGCGAGCCGGAACGGCCGTTGTGCTGCGGCCGGACGTACCTGTCGCAAGGCATGGTCGAGGCGGCCAAACGCGAAGGCAAGCGGGTCATGGCGGCGCTGGCGCCGGCCTTGGCGGCAGGAACGCCGATCATCGGGCTGGAGCCCTCGTGTTTGCTCGCCCTGCGCGACGAGTTCTACAGCCTGTCGCTCGGCCCGGATGTGGCACAACTCGGCAAGCAGGCCTTCCTCTTTGAAGAATTCCTGATGCGCGAGGCGAACAAGGGGATGCAGCTCAAGCTGCAGCCGATTCCCGGCGGCAAGGCACTGGTGCATGGGCATTGCCACCAGAAGGCCTTCGGCGCGATGAAATCGGTCAGAAAGGTACTCGCCTGGATCCCGGAATTCGAGTTCGAGATCATTGACGCCAGCTGCTGCGGCATGTCCGGCAGTTTCGGGCTGGAAGCCGAGCATTACGCCGCCTCGGTGGCGATGGGCGAGTTGGCCTTGTTGCCGGCCGTACGCGCAGCTGCGCCGGACACCCTGATCGTCGCCGACGGCTTTTCCTGTCGTCACCAGATCGCCGACGGCAGCGGCCGCCAGGCGATACACGTGGCGGTGTTGCTGCAGCGGGCGCTGGCCTAG
- a CDS encoding type IV pilus assembly protein FimV has translation MTPEKILLQAILLALCSSEASAIGLGEITLHSRLGESLRADIPLHTADGEIPDATCFAVVRDDAPGLPVLATASLSLVRKAGTYHLSLRSRQPIADPAFVLAIKARCSMELQRTYVLMPDPPQFGEIELVSNAVDMVRPADGQTWFAREGETLREIAASLAAGNPRQQARSLAALRRANPGIARDEALPEGTAILLRAPRRPQAESRTKSELTAIPPAPATRTRQAAARSKAPRTAAKVDRVMVSTTPPAPVPNPLSATGETLGQIEERILKLEQTLHTLHAEVSKLDVALNETNAALLERNRLQLAQQIEQVPPTNQKQANGGQELLFSALAGGGIAVLLAHLLGRRRERLVAKEMPLIMNGYHPEVQVDRSGLPESPSRQPEPSTERAVPDIGVAELPFDENNTELALVEMLLASGRARGAMETLARYIANNSPDDIEPWKMLLDLYRQCGMQSEYESLHRQILEKFKIRVADWETRIEPAARIAA, from the coding sequence ATGACTCCTGAAAAAATCCTGCTCCAGGCCATTTTGCTGGCCTTGTGCAGCAGCGAAGCAAGCGCAATCGGGTTGGGGGAAATCACCTTGCATTCCCGGCTCGGGGAAAGCCTCCGGGCCGATATTCCCCTGCACACCGCAGACGGCGAGATTCCGGATGCCACATGCTTTGCCGTGGTCCGCGACGATGCCCCCGGCCTGCCGGTGCTGGCCACTGCCAGCCTGAGTCTGGTCCGCAAAGCCGGCACCTACCACCTCAGCCTGCGCAGCCGCCAGCCGATTGCCGATCCGGCCTTCGTGCTCGCGATCAAGGCACGCTGCAGCATGGAACTCCAGCGCACCTACGTCCTGATGCCCGACCCGCCGCAATTCGGCGAAATCGAATTGGTGAGCAATGCCGTGGACATGGTACGCCCGGCCGATGGACAAACCTGGTTCGCCCGCGAAGGTGAAACCCTGCGCGAAATCGCCGCCAGTCTCGCTGCCGGCAACCCGCGCCAGCAGGCGCGCAGCCTGGCGGCTCTCCGCCGGGCCAACCCGGGCATCGCGCGCGACGAGGCCTTGCCGGAAGGCACCGCCATTCTGTTGCGCGCGCCACGCCGGCCGCAGGCGGAAAGCCGCACCAAGTCCGAACTCACCGCCATACCGCCTGCGCCGGCAACCCGGACGCGCCAGGCCGCAGCCAGGAGCAAGGCCCCTCGCACAGCGGCCAAGGTCGACCGGGTCATGGTCAGTACAACGCCGCCCGCCCCGGTGCCCAATCCCTTGTCCGCCACGGGAGAAACGCTGGGCCAGATCGAGGAACGCATCCTCAAGCTGGAGCAGACCCTGCACACCCTGCATGCCGAAGTCAGCAAGCTTGATGTCGCCCTCAATGAAACCAATGCTGCCCTGCTTGAAAGAAACCGCCTGCAACTGGCGCAGCAGATCGAGCAAGTGCCGCCAACCAACCAGAAGCAGGCCAACGGCGGCCAGGAATTGCTGTTCAGCGCGCTCGCCGGCGGCGGCATTGCCGTCCTCCTCGCCCATCTCCTCGGCCGGCGCCGGGAACGCCTGGTAGCCAAGGAAATGCCGCTGATCATGAACGGCTATCATCCGGAAGTGCAGGTCGACCGGAGCGGGCTGCCCGAAAGCCCGAGTCGCCAGCCGGAACCTTCGACAGAACGGGCCGTGCCGGACATCGGCGTCGCCGAGTTGCCGTTCGACGAGAACAATACCGAACTGGCACTGGTCGAGATGTTGCTCGCCTCGGGCCGGGCGCGCGGCGCCATGGAAACGCTGGCCAGATATATCGCCAACAATTCGCCGGACGACATCGAGCCGTGGAAGATGCTGCTCGATCTTTACCGGCAATGCGGGATGCAAAGCGAATACGAAAGCCTGCACCGGCAGATCCTCGAGAAATTCAAGATCCGCGTCGCCGACTGGGAAACCCGGATCGAACCGGCTGCGCGCATCGCCGCCTAG